One window from the genome of Oceanisphaera sp. IT1-181 encodes:
- a CDS encoding GIY-YIG nuclease family protein yields MTSNLIQRVWQHKNQQAAGFSARYNLKNLVYFEMVDDMYNALSREKQLKNWKRVWKIQLIEQSNPQWRDLWPDICG; encoded by the coding sequence CTGACAAGCAACCTTATACAGCGAGTTTGGCAACACAAAAACCAGCAAGCAGCCGGCTTTAGCGCGCGTTATAACCTGAAGAATTTAGTTTACTTCGAAATGGTTGATGATATGTACAATGCGCTATCGCGCGAAAAACAGCTTAAAAATTGGAAGCGAGTATGGAAAATTCAGCTTATAGAGCAGAGCAATCCCCAATGGCGAGACTTATGGCCTGACATATGCGGATAG
- a CDS encoding helix-turn-helix transcriptional regulator produces MTYLELGQAVRELRLQQKVSQQQMADHLAISRTTLNAFELGRSGDVGLRKVMKMLDYLGSEISLREKSPFPTFEELRDGR; encoded by the coding sequence ATGACGTATTTAGAATTAGGCCAAGCAGTGCGTGAGCTGCGCCTGCAGCAGAAAGTATCACAGCAACAGATGGCTGATCATTTGGCCATTTCACGTACTACCTTGAATGCATTTGAACTGGGCCGTTCGGGAGACGTAGGCCTGAGAAAGGTAATGAAAATGCTAGATTATTTAGGCTCTGAAATATCACTTCGTGAAAAATCGCCCTTCCCTACTTTCGAGGAACTACGCGATGGCCGTTAA
- a CDS encoding flagellin: MAITVNSNITAMGAQRNLNISSNALATSMERLSTGSRINSAKDDAAGLQISNRLNSQVRGIGVAMKNANDGISLAQTAEGAMQESTNILQRMRDLSLQAANDTNSQADRDAMQKEVGDLQSELTRIAEKTSFGGQKLLDGSFATKNFQVGADANETVSLKLDSISSDVLGSRKGKAVTGITADYTKLGDAAETLTFAITNTTNATSAQTVTVDIAKGVSDDDALSAINEQINQYGVYAVKDDAGDISLVASNDVTALDISSDQGTFAASAETATYGADSAADILGAIGSIDISTYQGAQDAIGSIDSAIKQIDTQRSTLGSFQNRMGSTINNLANIQENVAAGMSRIKDVDFAQETVNLTKQQILQQAGTSILAQAKQIPQAALSLLG, encoded by the coding sequence ATGGCGATTACAGTTAACTCCAATATCACGGCCATGGGTGCCCAGCGCAACCTGAATATATCTTCCAATGCCCTGGCAACCTCTATGGAGCGTCTGTCTACCGGTAGCCGCATTAACTCGGCAAAGGACGATGCGGCCGGCCTGCAAATATCTAACCGTTTGAACTCTCAGGTACGTGGCATAGGCGTGGCGATGAAGAACGCCAACGACGGTATTTCTTTGGCACAAACTGCCGAAGGCGCGATGCAGGAGTCGACTAATATTCTACAACGGATGCGTGATCTGTCACTGCAAGCGGCCAACGATACTAATAGTCAGGCCGACCGGGATGCCATGCAAAAGGAAGTAGGTGATTTGCAGTCGGAGCTGACCCGTATCGCCGAAAAAACCTCCTTTGGTGGCCAGAAGCTCTTAGATGGCTCTTTTGCTACTAAAAACTTTCAGGTCGGTGCGGATGCCAATGAAACCGTTTCTCTGAAGCTGGACAGTATCAGTTCTGATGTATTAGGTAGCAGAAAAGGAAAAGCTGTAACTGGTATTACTGCGGATTACACCAAGTTGGGTGATGCTGCCGAAACATTAACTTTTGCTATTACTAATACTACTAACGCCACTTCTGCTCAGACAGTAACGGTTGATATAGCAAAAGGTGTTAGTGATGATGACGCTCTGAGTGCGATAAACGAACAGATTAATCAATATGGTGTCTATGCAGTTAAAGATGACGCCGGCGATATCAGTCTTGTTGCAAGTAATGATGTGACAGCTCTGGATATATCTTCTGATCAGGGCACCTTCGCGGCATCAGCTGAAACTGCAACGTATGGTGCTGATAGTGCTGCTGATATTTTAGGTGCCATAGGGAGTATTGATATTTCCACTTATCAAGGTGCTCAAGATGCAATCGGCTCGATCGATTCGGCCATCAAGCAGATTGATACTCAACGCTCTACCTTGGGTTCGTTCCAGAACCGCATGGGTAGCACCATCAACAACCTGGCCAATATTCAGGAAAACGTCGCTGCCGGTATGAGCCGCATCAAGGACGTGGACTTTGCTCAGGAAACCGTGAACCTGACTAAGCAGCAGATTCTGCAGCAGGCCGGCACGTCGATTCTGGCACAAGCCAAGCAAATCCCACAGGCAGCACTTTCGCTTCTGGGTTAA
- a CDS encoding type II toxin-antitoxin system HipA family toxin: MAVNDNPLSVWIAGQAAGELFSEQGEFVFRYEPDIAIQNFVSLTMPVRSRDYSHSALPPLFEMHLPEGYLLSVLQRHFAKLSGADDLSLLKLLAPSVRGRVHYQVDAEAVQPLELTDLLSPTAGLFDELVVRFALHSPVSGVQPKVLAQIQDKATLRMEDYIVKAWGPDYPQLALNEYWCMRVLKAAGITVPEFYLSDDSALFIIKRFDLTSAGQWLGFEDMCVLAAKSRKQKYEGSYEQLAKSITNFVSPQHKVAALQQFFKMMVLNNHLQNGDAHLKNFGLLYENIHNIWLAPAFDVVSTTAYIKNDVSALTLMGSRKWWSRKNLLTFGVQHCELTQAQANALYDECEQAMGLVAAQIQQALTTEVMADKQQILMHLLSCLAPK; encoded by the coding sequence ATGGCCGTTAATGATAATCCTTTGTCAGTATGGATAGCAGGGCAAGCTGCCGGTGAGCTGTTTAGTGAGCAAGGCGAGTTTGTATTTCGTTATGAGCCTGATATAGCTATACAAAACTTTGTCTCGTTAACCATGCCGGTGCGCAGCCGAGATTATTCACATTCCGCATTACCCCCACTTTTTGAGATGCATTTGCCCGAGGGTTATTTACTATCGGTATTGCAACGTCACTTTGCCAAGCTCAGCGGTGCTGATGATCTGAGTTTGCTTAAGTTGTTAGCGCCTAGTGTGCGTGGGAGGGTGCATTATCAAGTAGATGCTGAAGCCGTTCAGCCCTTGGAGCTTACAGACTTACTGTCCCCTACTGCCGGGCTATTTGATGAGTTGGTAGTACGCTTTGCTTTGCACTCGCCTGTAAGTGGCGTACAGCCCAAAGTGTTGGCGCAAATCCAAGATAAAGCCACGTTGCGCATGGAGGATTACATTGTTAAGGCCTGGGGCCCAGATTATCCGCAGTTAGCACTAAATGAATATTGGTGTATGCGGGTATTAAAAGCCGCTGGCATTACTGTGCCTGAATTTTATTTGTCCGACGATAGCGCTCTTTTTATTATAAAACGCTTTGATTTAACCTCGGCTGGGCAATGGCTAGGATTTGAGGATATGTGCGTATTAGCCGCCAAAAGTCGCAAGCAAAAGTACGAGGGTAGCTATGAACAGTTAGCTAAAAGCATCACCAATTTTGTTTCTCCACAACACAAAGTCGCAGCACTGCAGCAGTTTTTTAAGATGATGGTACTGAATAATCACTTACAAAATGGTGATGCACATTTAAAAAACTTCGGCCTACTGTATGAAAACATTCATAACATCTGGCTAGCACCCGCTTTTGATGTGGTTAGCACTACGGCCTATATTAAAAATGATGTGTCTGCATTGACTTTAATGGGTAGCCGTAAATGGTGGTCGCGTAAGAATTTGCTAACTTTTGGCGTACAGCATTGTGAATTAACTCAAGCACAGGCGAATGCTTTATATGATGAGTGCGAGCAGGCGATGGGGCTAGTAGCAGCACAAATACAGCAAGCACTAACTACAGAAGTGATGGCTGATAAGCAGCAGATACTCATGCATTTGTTATCATGCCTTGCGCCAAAGTGA
- a CDS encoding TA system antitoxin ParD family protein, whose amino-acid sequence MSTASIRLDQNLVDKAAIMGKALHRTTPKQIEHWAKIGVMMEDNPELSYEFVKQAIIAKAEKEAGKLEAYKFG is encoded by the coding sequence ATGTCTACAGCTAGCATACGCCTTGATCAAAATTTAGTGGATAAAGCCGCCATCATGGGAAAGGCGTTACACCGTACCACGCCAAAACAAATCGAACACTGGGCTAAAATTGGTGTAATGATGGAGGATAATCCAGAATTATCTTATGAGTTTGTCAAGCAAGCCATTATAGCCAAAGCAGAAAAAGAAGCCGGTAAGCTTGAGGCATATAAGTTTGGCTAA
- a CDS encoding type II toxin-antitoxin system RelE/ParE family toxin yields MANITQILQTPTFKKSVKKLHQNQKADLDKAIKKLIENPLLGEQKKGDLAFLFVYKFKMVKQLTLLGYSYEDGTVTLELMALGTHENFYRDIKIIF; encoded by the coding sequence TTGGCTAACATAACCCAAATCCTGCAAACCCCTACCTTTAAAAAATCGGTAAAAAAACTTCACCAAAACCAAAAAGCGGATCTAGATAAAGCGATTAAAAAGCTAATCGAAAATCCGCTATTAGGCGAGCAGAAAAAAGGCGACCTTGCTTTCCTTTTTGTCTATAAATTTAAGATGGTGAAACAGCTTACATTGCTTGGCTACAGCTATGAAGATGGCACCGTGACACTCGAATTAATGGCTCTTGGTACCCACGAAAATTTCTATCGAGACATCAAAATTATCTTTTAA
- a CDS encoding sensor histidine kinase — MAALVNAMPSGVVWLDGRGRVALVNPAAQILLAASLGEPLQNKPLLGEAWPTVIERVFAPQPDDGLQVSLKDGRRIQLAISHIEGQPGQLIQLTDLTPTRAWVAQQSHAQRLAALGQMAATLAHQIRTPLSAAILYGANLASPQLSDSQRVQFQQRLIDRLNDIERQISDILLFAKPEQAPLADTLALSELLPECVEAVTALLAAKGATLTLVQQEVTSSQVLGNRHALKGIVLNLLENAVDAGATELRLELLMAESELEIRLQDNGKGMAPSVLKNIFTPFFTTRSQGTGLGLAAVSAVMRAHQGRVSVQSEPGQGSCFSLWLPKMVKSDGLKIVITDICNGIHGTHGKIKTG; from the coding sequence ATGGCCGCCTTAGTTAATGCCATGCCGAGCGGGGTGGTGTGGCTGGATGGCCGTGGTCGGGTGGCATTAGTGAATCCGGCGGCGCAAATACTCTTGGCTGCATCGTTGGGTGAGCCGTTGCAAAATAAGCCGCTATTAGGCGAGGCTTGGCCGACGGTGATAGAGCGGGTGTTTGCGCCGCAACCGGACGATGGTTTACAGGTGTCGCTTAAAGATGGTCGGCGTATTCAGTTGGCGATTTCTCATATTGAAGGCCAGCCTGGCCAGTTAATTCAGCTTACCGATCTTACGCCCACTCGCGCTTGGGTAGCGCAGCAAAGCCATGCCCAACGCTTAGCCGCATTGGGGCAAATGGCGGCGACACTGGCACACCAAATTCGCACGCCTTTGTCAGCCGCCATACTCTATGGCGCCAATTTGGCATCCCCGCAGTTATCAGACAGTCAACGCGTGCAGTTTCAGCAGCGCTTAATCGACCGGCTTAATGATATTGAGCGTCAAATAAGCGACATATTATTATTCGCTAAACCCGAGCAAGCGCCATTAGCGGATACTCTGGCGCTAAGTGAGTTATTGCCTGAATGCGTAGAGGCTGTAACAGCTTTATTAGCCGCTAAAGGCGCGACCTTAACGCTTGTTCAGCAAGAGGTGACATCAAGCCAAGTGCTGGGTAATCGCCATGCCCTAAAAGGCATAGTGCTGAACTTATTAGAAAACGCCGTTGATGCAGGAGCGACTGAGTTGCGCCTTGAGTTGTTAATGGCCGAGAGTGAGCTAGAAATTCGACTGCAAGATAATGGTAAAGGCATGGCGCCAAGCGTGCTGAAAAATATCTTCACGCCGTTTTTTACCACTCGCAGCCAAGGCACGGGCTTAGGATTGGCGGCGGTAAGCGCGGTAATGCGCGCCCATCAAGGCCGAGTATCCGTGCAGTCGGAGCCCGGGCAGGGTAGCTGTTTCAGTTTGTGGTTGCCGAAAATGGTGAAGAGTGATGGGTTAAAGATAGTGATTACAGATATTTGCAACGGAATCCACGGAACCCACGGAAAAATTAAGACGGGATAA
- the tnpA gene encoding IS66 family insertion sequence element accessory protein TnpA: protein MSRKHRSEAQWLELINAFEKSGQSQADFCAEQNVSSAYFSQRRRALRNLDEPTFVEVKALAAHTFLSPHSVSPALTLRYQQTELALPLSVEPRWLAGLIKALSA, encoded by the coding sequence ATGAGTCGTAAACATCGTAGCGAGGCGCAGTGGCTTGAGCTAATTAACGCCTTCGAGAAGAGTGGACAAAGCCAAGCCGATTTTTGTGCTGAGCAGAACGTAAGCTCGGCCTATTTTAGTCAACGTCGACGTGCATTGCGCAATCTTGATGAACCCACTTTCGTTGAGGTAAAAGCCCTGGCTGCCCATACTTTTCTATCTCCTCACTCGGTAAGCCCGGCACTCACGCTACGTTATCAGCAAACTGAACTGGCATTGCCGCTCTCGGTAGAGCCGCGCTGGTTGGCCGGTTTGATAAAGGCGCTGTCGGCATGA
- a CDS encoding sigma-54 dependent transcriptional regulator, protein MSFNGCVLIMDHNQERRLRLEAILSFMQVEWRSGSRAEDHAWLQDQPQNLTVLVGDTDVPLSALLDTFPHQAFISLTTAHSHQPNLLGALTSLTYDELTSLLLQAQNWQPVLVSRDQDCKLHELLIGDSGAMLEVKSLIRQVASKPANVLLLGESGTGKEVIARAIHLLSLQCDGPFVPINCGAIPAELLESELFGHEKGAFTGAVSARKGRFELAEGGTLFLDEIGDMPLPMQVKLLRVLQERTFERVGGTRSIPAKVRVIAATHRDLEQMIVEQRFREDLYYRLNVFPIEAPALSARQEDIPLLLNELIGRHRLTHNAELSFSGEAIESLQQWHWPGNVRELSNLVERMFILCPNQVVQLGDLPIKYRVLSNAQLVARPFDELDERDALSAIFHGNGEFEGENEADFFDFQTLADEEEEPDFLAPTLSAEGVNLKDMLANIEMDMIAQSLEVNDGVVARAAEHLGMRRTTLVEKMKKYGISRE, encoded by the coding sequence ATGAGCTTTAACGGCTGCGTTTTGATCATGGATCATAACCAAGAACGACGCTTAAGGCTTGAAGCCATATTGTCATTTATGCAGGTGGAGTGGCGCAGTGGTAGCCGGGCGGAAGATCACGCTTGGCTACAGGACCAACCACAAAATTTGACGGTATTGGTGGGGGATACGGATGTTCCTTTAAGCGCCTTGCTAGATACCTTTCCTCATCAAGCGTTTATTAGCTTAACAACGGCGCACAGCCATCAGCCTAACTTATTGGGCGCATTAACTTCGCTGACGTATGACGAGCTAACCTCGCTGTTGCTGCAAGCACAAAACTGGCAACCGGTATTGGTGTCCCGCGATCAAGACTGTAAATTGCACGAGTTATTGATTGGCGACAGTGGCGCCATGCTTGAGGTGAAAAGCCTGATCCGCCAAGTGGCGAGCAAGCCAGCTAACGTCTTGTTGCTGGGGGAGTCGGGTACCGGTAAAGAGGTGATCGCTCGCGCTATTCATTTGTTGTCTTTACAGTGTGATGGGCCTTTTGTGCCGATAAACTGTGGCGCTATTCCCGCTGAATTATTAGAAAGTGAATTATTCGGCCACGAGAAGGGTGCATTTACCGGTGCCGTATCTGCGCGTAAAGGGCGCTTTGAGCTAGCCGAAGGCGGCACGCTGTTTTTAGATGAAATTGGCGATATGCCGTTGCCAATGCAAGTGAAATTGCTGCGCGTGTTACAAGAGCGCACCTTTGAGCGGGTAGGTGGCACGCGTTCTATTCCCGCTAAAGTGCGGGTAATTGCGGCCACGCACCGTGATTTAGAGCAGATGATTGTTGAGCAGCGCTTTCGTGAAGATTTGTATTACCGCTTAAATGTGTTCCCCATTGAAGCGCCGGCATTAAGTGCGCGCCAAGAAGATATTCCGCTGTTGCTCAATGAGCTGATTGGTCGCCACCGCCTTACCCATAACGCCGAGTTGTCGTTTTCTGGTGAGGCGATTGAGTCACTACAACAATGGCATTGGCCAGGTAACGTGCGTGAGTTATCGAACTTGGTAGAGCGGATGTTTATTTTATGCCCTAACCAAGTGGTGCAGTTAGGCGATTTGCCCATTAAATACCGAGTCTTATCTAATGCTCAGTTAGTGGCGCGCCCCTTTGATGAGCTAGATGAGCGCGATGCGCTGTCGGCCATATTTCATGGTAACGGTGAATTTGAAGGCGAAAACGAAGCCGACTTTTTTGATTTTCAAACACTAGCTGACGAGGAAGAAGAGCCCGATTTTCTGGCACCGACCTTGTCTGCCGAGGGTGTGAACTTAAAAGACATGCTGGCCAACATTGAAATGGACATGATTGCCCAGTCGTTAGAAGTCAACGACGGCGTAGTGGCCCGTGCCGCCGAACACCTAGGCATGCGCCGCACCACCTTGGTAGAGAAAATGAAGAAGTACGGGATTAGTAGGGAATAA
- a CDS encoding addiction module antidote protein yields MMTEKKVTFSRYDTANYLRDEQDIKAYFDVALEDRNPAMIAVALGNIARARNVSQLARDTNMSRDGIYKALSGQGNPSFSTIYKLANALGYDINFVPKTV; encoded by the coding sequence ATGATGACAGAAAAAAAAGTAACTTTTAGTCGTTATGACACCGCAAATTATTTGCGCGACGAACAAGATATAAAAGCGTATTTCGACGTGGCGTTAGAAGATCGTAATCCAGCAATGATTGCGGTTGCTCTTGGTAATATCGCTCGTGCCCGTAATGTTAGCCAGCTTGCCCGAGATACTAATATGAGCAGAGATGGCATTTATAAGGCATTGTCGGGTCAAGGAAATCCAAGTTTTTCTACAATATACAAATTGGCAAATGCCTTGGGATACGACATTAATTTTGTTCCCAAAACGGTTTGA
- the fliD gene encoding flagellar filament capping protein FliD: protein MSGLKLPGVGSGFPVQQFVDATVNAERAPKEKQLARSANDIEVKLSAYGGLKSVLDDFKTALKKLGEEEAFQKRSTSLSETGFVTAKADKDAVAGSYNLQVIKLAQAHKLSSNAVAPDKALGSGSLTLGVGSSESFTVNIDKDKSSLADVAAAINNAEDNKGVRATVITDDNGSRLVYFADKTGTDNKITVSATSNNDGEDGNSLATLGLTTESQPAQNAQISIDGALVTSQTNEVKNAIAGVTIDVKKVNDAAGDKPITKLTIGYDKSAVETNLKGFVESFNKVVNTINKLSSYNAETKKAGPLNGDSTARSLNYKIRQLLSEPVAGAVSPLKSLTALGITTKQDGTIELDEDLLKKQITDNFEKVGLLFSSENGVSNKLDTLMEGFVGKEGILTNKNESLKEQKTKLEKDADDFADYMSNFEKRVYKQFSAMDIAVAQMNQQLNSVISAFENMPSFGGKK from the coding sequence ATGAGCGGTTTAAAATTACCCGGGGTAGGCTCGGGCTTCCCGGTACAACAATTTGTAGATGCCACGGTTAATGCCGAGCGGGCTCCCAAAGAAAAGCAGTTGGCCCGTAGCGCCAACGACATTGAAGTAAAATTGTCTGCCTATGGAGGACTAAAAAGCGTATTGGATGACTTTAAAACCGCCCTTAAAAAACTCGGCGAAGAAGAAGCCTTTCAAAAGCGCTCTACTAGTTTAAGTGAAACAGGCTTTGTGACCGCCAAAGCGGATAAAGATGCCGTAGCCGGCAGTTATAACTTGCAGGTGATTAAGCTGGCTCAAGCGCATAAGCTGAGCTCCAATGCTGTGGCACCAGACAAAGCCTTGGGCTCCGGTAGCTTGACGCTGGGTGTAGGGAGTAGTGAGTCTTTTACGGTCAATATCGATAAGGACAAAAGCTCACTGGCCGATGTGGCCGCCGCCATTAACAACGCCGAAGATAACAAAGGCGTGCGCGCTACTGTTATCACTGACGATAATGGCTCACGCTTGGTGTATTTTGCCGACAAAACCGGTACTGATAATAAAATAACGGTGTCTGCTACCAGCAATAATGATGGTGAAGACGGCAATAGTTTGGCTACTTTAGGGTTAACCACAGAGAGCCAGCCAGCTCAGAATGCGCAAATCAGCATTGATGGTGCGCTGGTAACCAGCCAAACCAATGAAGTTAAAAACGCCATTGCCGGTGTGACCATTGATGTAAAAAAAGTGAATGATGCCGCTGGTGATAAACCCATCACTAAACTGACCATTGGTTATGACAAAAGTGCGGTTGAAACTAATTTGAAGGGCTTTGTCGAGTCGTTCAACAAGGTGGTGAACACCATCAATAAGCTGAGCAGTTATAATGCGGAAACTAAAAAAGCCGGACCCTTGAACGGCGACAGTACCGCGCGTAGTTTAAATTATAAAATCCGCCAACTGCTCAGTGAGCCGGTAGCAGGGGCGGTCTCACCGTTGAAAAGCCTGACTGCGCTGGGTATTACCACCAAGCAAGATGGCACCATAGAGCTGGATGAAGATTTACTGAAAAAACAGATTACCGACAATTTCGAAAAAGTAGGCTTATTGTTTTCGTCCGAAAATGGGGTCAGCAACAAGCTGGATACCCTGATGGAAGGTTTTGTTGGCAAAGAGGGCATACTGACCAATAAAAACGAGTCGCTAAAAGAGCAGAAGACAAAGCTGGAAAAAGATGCCGATGATTTTGCCGATTACATGAGCAATTTTGAAAAACGGGTATATAAACAGTTTTCTGCCATGGACATCGCCGTGGCGCAAATGAATCAGCAGTTAAACTCGGTGATCAGCGCCTTTGAGAATATGCCAAGCTTCGGCGGCAAGAAGTGA
- a CDS encoding sigma-54 dependent transcriptional regulator produces MTYEVQPDVVDILLVEDDAGLQQALQDTLLLAGFSCAPVNNAEDAIIWLQHHAAKLVITDVQMAGMDGLGLLDWINRRIPGLPVLVMTAYAQVSGAVAAIRAGAVDYLAKPFTPDTLLSVVSRHITQPVLDDGNPVVGDASSIQLLQLATRVAESGASVMISGPSGTGKEVLARFIHQKSDRTNAAFVAINCAAIPDNMLEATLFGYEKGAFTGAVQGNPGKFEQANGGTILLDEITEMDLNLQAKLLRVLQEREVERLGGRKTIALDVRVLATSNCDLRQAVADGRFREDLFYRLNVFPLHWPALAERPGDIVPLAEFLLQRYAKELGRGQLKLGESAKARLLAWQWPGNVRELGNVIQRALILAQNDVIEAQDILLDELLAPAAMPLSANPSVPVVELTINEASSGYAACDSAGEVNKATATDLSQELASQEQQIIWQTLQEHGGSRQQVAEQLGISPRTLRYKLARMREAGMEV; encoded by the coding sequence ATGACTTATGAAGTGCAGCCAGATGTGGTTGATATCTTATTAGTAGAAGACGATGCGGGCTTGCAGCAGGCGCTGCAGGATACTTTGTTGCTGGCGGGCTTTTCTTGTGCGCCCGTAAACAATGCGGAAGATGCCATCATTTGGTTGCAACATCATGCAGCGAAACTAGTGATCACAGATGTGCAAATGGCGGGTATGGATGGCCTTGGGCTATTAGATTGGATCAATCGCCGTATTCCTGGCTTGCCGGTGTTGGTGATGACGGCCTATGCCCAAGTGTCGGGCGCGGTGGCGGCCATTCGTGCCGGTGCCGTGGACTATTTGGCCAAGCCCTTTACGCCGGATACCTTGTTGAGTGTGGTGTCGCGCCATATTACGCAGCCAGTACTGGATGATGGTAATCCGGTAGTGGGGGACGCCAGCAGTATTCAGTTGTTGCAGTTGGCCACCCGCGTAGCGGAGTCAGGGGCCAGCGTGATGATCAGCGGGCCTAGCGGTACTGGTAAAGAAGTGCTGGCACGCTTTATTCATCAAAAATCCGATCGTACTAATGCTGCGTTTGTGGCGATAAATTGCGCGGCAATTCCCGATAATATGTTAGAAGCCACTTTATTTGGGTATGAAAAAGGCGCCTTTACCGGTGCCGTGCAAGGCAATCCGGGTAAGTTTGAACAGGCCAATGGCGGCACCATTTTGCTGGACGAAATTACCGAGATGGACTTAAACCTGCAGGCTAAGTTATTGCGGGTGTTACAAGAGCGTGAAGTAGAACGCCTAGGTGGGCGAAAAACCATTGCACTGGATGTGCGGGTGTTAGCAACTAGCAACTGTGACTTGCGTCAAGCGGTGGCGGATGGCCGCTTTAGAGAGGACTTATTTTATCGCTTAAATGTGTTCCCGCTGCATTGGCCGGCGCTTGCCGAGCGCCCCGGCGATATAGTGCCGTTAGCCGAGTTTTTATTGCAGCGCTACGCCAAAGAGCTAGGCCGTGGCCAGTTGAAATTAGGTGAGTCTGCCAAAGCTAGATTGCTGGCTTGGCAGTGGCCGGGCAACGTGCGCGAGCTAGGTAACGTTATTCAGCGGGCCTTAATTTTGGCGCAAAATGATGTGATTGAAGCACAAGATATCTTGTTGGATGAGTTGCTAGCGCCTGCGGCTATGCCTTTGAGTGCAAACCCCAGTGTGCCGGTTGTAGAGTTAACGATTAATGAGGCGAGCAGTGGTTATGCGGCTTGCGACTCTGCGGGCGAAGTGAATAAAGCGACGGCTACGGATTTAAGCCAAGAGTTAGCCAGCCAAGAACAGCAAATTATTTGGCAGACGCTGCAAGAACATGGCGGCAGTCGCCAACAAGTAGCCGAACAGTTAGGCATTAGCCCACGTACTCTGCGTTATAAGCTGGCGCGCATGCGCGAAGCGGGCATGGAGGTTTGA
- the fliS gene encoding flagellar export chaperone FliS: protein MRGSMKAYKTVAVHSQIDVASPYKVVQMLLAGALERLAKARLAIEQQNISQRGELIGKTIDIIQQLQASLDMEAGGEISANLENLYDFMVRELMLANTEGSSERLEGVSGLLRNIKEGWDAIPLEQQAVPA from the coding sequence ATGCGCGGCTCAATGAAAGCTTATAAAACAGTAGCGGTACATAGCCAGATAGACGTTGCTAGCCCCTATAAAGTGGTGCAAATGCTGTTGGCCGGTGCGCTGGAGCGACTGGCCAAGGCACGATTAGCCATAGAGCAGCAAAATATTAGCCAGCGCGGCGAGTTGATTGGTAAAACCATCGATATTATTCAGCAATTGCAGGCCTCGCTAGACATGGAAGCTGGTGGTGAAATATCTGCTAATCTCGAAAATTTGTACGACTTTATGGTACGCGAGCTAATGCTGGCCAACACCGAAGGCAGCAGCGAGCGCTTAGAAGGCGTGAGCGGTTTATTGCGCAATATTAAAGAAGGCTGGGATGCAATCCCACTCGAACAGCAAGCAGTGCCTGCATAA
- a CDS encoding type II toxin-antitoxin system RelE/ParE family toxin, protein MKEIIESNVFKKWLSNLRDRSARVRILQRLDRLQAGNAGDTKPIGDGLSELRIDCGPGYRVYYMQKGPIVVILLCGGDKRDQNRDIAMAKELAKAWGEE, encoded by the coding sequence ATGAAAGAAATAATCGAGTCAAACGTATTCAAAAAATGGCTGAGTAATCTGCGAGATCGCAGTGCGCGAGTTCGTATCCTTCAGCGACTCGACCGCCTTCAAGCAGGTAATGCGGGTGACACTAAGCCAATAGGTGATGGGCTTTCCGAACTGCGTATTGATTGCGGACCTGGATATCGAGTGTATTACATGCAAAAAGGACCTATCGTCGTGATACTGCTATGCGGGGGCGATAAACGTGATCAAAATAGAGATATTGCTATGGCAAAAGAATTGGCCAAGGCATGGGGAGAAGAATGA
- a CDS encoding flagellar protein FlaG, producing MDTFSSLPPKAPVLASEMSAKQSATTQPLGSAATQTVQAVQALDKADAKSDVLAEQEAHELTTEQLTDMAEQMDSFVGSFTHELKFRVDEDSGRNVVTVIDSKSGDTIRQIPTEELLEVIARLAEASGGLIDVKA from the coding sequence ATGGATACTTTTTCTTCTTTACCCCCCAAAGCACCGGTTTTGGCCTCTGAGATGAGTGCTAAGCAATCCGCGACCACACAACCGCTAGGCAGTGCAGCAACCCAAACGGTACAAGCCGTGCAAGCGCTAGACAAAGCCGATGCTAAGAGTGATGTGCTTGCCGAACAAGAAGCCCATGAGCTGACCACCGAACAGTTAACCGACATGGCCGAGCAAATGGACTCATTTGTTGGTAGCTTTACCCATGAGCTTAAATTTCGGGTAGATGAAGATTCGGGGCGTAATGTGGTGACCGTGATTGATAGCAAAAGTGGTGATACTATTCGCCAAATTCCCACCGAGGAATTGTTAGAGGTGATTGCTCGGTTGGCCGAAGCCAGTGGCGGCTTGATTGACGTTAAGGCGTAA